From a region of the Sphaerodactylus townsendi isolate TG3544 linkage group LG09, MPM_Stown_v2.3, whole genome shotgun sequence genome:
- the TDP2 gene encoding tyrosyl-DNA phosphodiesterase 2, which produces MEVGGGSAGGEQESVQKQVPEEQWPSQKEEEREEEDQKRREELEKHRRQLCTEFASIASTDAAVAQCYLAENDWEMQRALNSYFESPVDEQYVERMPQALPAAEAIVDLTDSPNASSRAEKEEGLGLQEDDSTFSLITWNIDGLSSSNLQERARGVCSYLALYCPDVVFLQEVIPSYLNYLQKRAVSYTIIPGNTEGYFTAIMLKKSRVTILKHEIIPFPTTSMMRNLLAVNATVSGSEVCFMTSHLESTKSHTGERLKQLNLVLKKISEIPASTTVIFGGDTNLRDQEVVKLGGLPSNILDIWEFLGKPEHCHYTWDTSQNTNLNAPYKCKLRFDRLLLRAASAGGQIIPQSLDLIGLEKLDCGEFPSDHWGLLCNFDVVL; this is translated from the exons ATGGAAGTGGGTGGCGGTAGTGCCGGAGGAGAGCAGGAGTCGGTGCAGAAACAAGTGCCGGAGGAGCAATGGCCatctcagaaggaggaggagagggaggaagaggaccAGAAGCGGCGGGAAGAGTTGGAAAAGCACCGGCGGCAACTTTGCACGGAATTTGCCTCCATCGCCAGCACTGATGCGGCTGTGGCTCAGTGCTACCTGGCGGAAAATGACTGGGAGATGCAA AGGGCGCTGAATTCTTATTTTGAATCACCCGTTGATGAACAGTATGTGGAAAGGATGCCCCAGGCTCTTCCGGCAGCTGAGGCCAT CGTTGACCTGACTGATAGCCCGAATGCCAGTAGCAGAGCTGAGAAAGAGGAAGGCCTTGGCTTGCAAGAGGATGACAGCACATTTTCTTTAATTACTTGGAACATAGATGGCCTGAGTTCAAGTAATCTGCAAGAAAGAGCACGAGGAGTGTGCTCCTATCTAGCTTT GTATTGCCCAGATGTGGTATTTTTACAGGAAGTTATTCCTTCATATCTGAACTATCTACAAAAGAGAGCTGTTAGTTACACAATTATTCCAG GTAACACAGAAGGTTATTTCACTGCCATAATGCTGAAAAAATCAAGagtaacaattttaaaacatgaaataaTACCTTTTCCAACGACCTCTATGATGAGAAATTTATTAGCAGTAAAT GCAACAGTTTCTGGCAGTGAGGTTTGTTTTATGACTTCTCATCTGGAGAGCACAAAGTCTCATACTGGAGAGCGTTTAAAGCAGCTGAACCTGGTGTTGAAGAAAATTAGTGAGATACCAGCTTCCACTACTGTGATATTTGGAGGAGACACCAATCTAAGAGACCAAGAG GTTGTTAAACTTGGTGGTTTACCTAGCAACATTCTGGACATCTGGGAGTTTTTGGGCAAGCCAGAACATTGTCACTACACATGGGATACAAGCCAAAACACCAACTTGAACGCACCTTACAAGTGCAAGTTACGATTTGATCGCCTGCTTCTTCGAGCGGCTTCTGCTGGTGGGCAAATAATTccccagagtttggatttaattgGGCTAGAGAAACTAGACTGTGGAGAATTTCCTAGTGACCATTGGGGTCTATTGTGTAATTTTGATGTGGTACTATAA
- the ACOT13 gene encoding acyl-coenzyme A thioesterase 13, which translates to MSHLTVQTLRQVMKAVLDSPGFDRVLNKMTVLSASPGKVVCEMKVEEEHTNRGGTLHGGLTATLVDVVSTAALMYTERQAPGVSVDMNISYMSAAKIGDEILITAEVLKQGKSLAFASVDLTSKATGKLIAQGRHTKFLGN; encoded by the exons ATGAGCCACCTGACGGTGCAGACCCTCCGCCAGGTGATGAAAGCCGTCCTGGACTCGCCGGGTTTTGATCGGGTGTTAAACAAG ATGACTGTTCTTTCGGCCAGCCCTGGGAAAGTTGTTTGTGAAATGAAAGTGGAAGAAGAGCACACCAACCGAGGAGGGACTCTGCACGGAGGGTTGACAGCGACTCTTGTGGATGTCGTGTCAACGGCTGCTCTGATGTATACTGAAAGACAAGCACCTGGAGTCAGTGTGGATATGAATATTAG CTATATGTCAGCAGCGAAGATTGGAGATGAAATCCTGATCACTGCCGAGGTTCTGAAGCAAGGGAAAAGCTTGGCATTTGCCAGTGTGGATTTAACAAGCAAGGCAACTGGAAAGTTGATAGCCCAAGGAAGACATACGAAATTCCTGGGGAACTAA